The following coding sequences are from one Malaciobacter pacificus window:
- a CDS encoding thioredoxin family protein yields the protein MKIEILGTGCSKCEALVQNTKTAVAQAGIFAQIEKVEDLVKIMEYGVMNTPGLVIDGEVKSTGKLLSAEEIKNFF from the coding sequence ATGAAAATTGAGATTTTAGGAACAGGATGTTCTAAATGTGAGGCTTTAGTTCAAAATACAAAAACTGCAGTTGCTCAAGCAGGTATTTTTGCTCAAATTGAAAAAGTTGAAGATTTAGTAAAAATTATGGAGTATGGTGTTATGAATACACCTGGTTTAGTTATTGATGGAGAGGTTAAATCTACTGGAAAACTTTTAAGTGCAGAAGAGATTAAAAACTTTTTTTAA